One Actinomycetospora corticicola genomic window, GCTGCCCGACGTCCGCTCCTTCACCTGGGGCGTCTGCGAGACGCCGGACGGCTCGCAGCCGGCCCACGCGCTCGTCGCGGTCCTCGACTGGGACTCGAAGGAGGCCGCCCAGGCCTCGCTGGGCTCCGAGCCCGGGCAGGCCGCCGTCGCCGACTTGGACAACTTCGCCCGGGCCGGCGTGGACATGGAGTTCCAGGAGATCACCACGACGGTGTGACGTCGGGTCGTGGCGGCCGCTCGCGCGGCCGCCACAGCTCGGACCGCTCGGTCCGTCGCTCCCGCCCGTAGCGCGCGGTCCGCGCCCGGCTGAGCAGGACGGCGACCACCCGCACC contains:
- a CDS encoding EthD family reductase is translated as MTYRLTASYHHPADKEKFVAHYRDTHAPLAAKLPDVRSFTWGVCETPDGSQPAHALVAVLDWDSKEAAQASLGSEPGQAAVADLDNFARAGVDMEFQEITTTV